AGGAAATCAAATCCCAGCATTTACATGTCAGTGACCCTTCAAGTTCTGCCACCCTGTGTGGGGTAATTCTGTGCAGCTAAAATATGATTTACGCAACACCATGACTAAGGAATTTCTCCGATAACTTAAATTTCTTTTGAaagctactttttgtttttggcaATAAGTCTATCCGGGCTTACTAAATAGTTGGCCCAATgtgctttgtgtgtgtttttagaaaCTTCTTCATTGTACCCATTACAGAAAAGTTCCATGTAATTGGTATTGAAAAACCAGAGGTGTCATCCCTCTTACCCAGTGAGTTGCAAAGTGCTCTGGGAACACTGTTTTCAGTGCTTCCTACCTACATGTCACTGCCCGACCCACAGACCTCAGCCAGGGCCTGTGGCTAGGGGCCATCCCTGGAGGCCTGGCGGGGCCATCTGGCTGCCGGCTGAGGGGGGCTGCAGGGCTGGTCTGGACCAGCTGCTCTCCCGCTGTGCAGCCTCCTCCTCAGTCCAGCTCCACGGGGCTCCAAGGTCGTGAGCGTGGAGGACGTGGACGGGGTCACTATACCATTTCCGACCCCTCATTTGCATGAATTCCCATCTAAACCATCTCATGGTAGTTCTGGAAATGTCCAAATGTGCCGTGTGAAAGACCATCCGAGTCACATAGCTCAGTGCACTTGAAGGGCTAGCAACAAAACCTTAAGAAAAGTTAGAGCACTTCCCCGCCCCACCCTCTGACCCCACAACGTGCCATCAGACCCTCTTggcagcaataataataatacatacatacatagtacATAGAGAACGTGAGGGGATAGCGCGCAGTGCTCCCGCTGAATGACTCCACTGCTCGGATTGTCACACCTATGGCATATCACAGATGGCAAAAAGCCGACGGGGAGGCCTTCCATAGTGTCCGTACAGGCCGTGGGAGCACTGGACAAGTCTGCAGTGTCCACAACACCAAGAAAAATTAACAGCTTCGAAAAGATCTTAAAGTGATTTTGTGAGCAGGATTCCATTTCCGTTTCTAAGTTTTTAGATATTACAAAGTACCCATATATATGATAAACAAACACTTAACCCAgatataaattttctcttttaaaaaaactcagttatgtttttgaataataataaaaaatccaCCAAATGCGGGGGAAAAACACCAGTTCAGGAAAAGCCACGCTGTGCAACTTTCACAGATAACCACATACGTTGGAGTTGAcccttcacatttcttttttttccaaaattagaGCAAAGAGTCAGCTTAAACCAAAAAAACCTGAAATTTACAATATGATgattagttttaaaaaagaaaggagaagggctCTGCGAGGGAGACACCACAAACCAAGCTTGGAAAGCaaaatcatttttgtttctctttggcAACAACAATAACGAGGAATCTTTTTAGTAAAATGAAGCTAAAGCTCTCCCTACAGAAGAACAGACATGCACCAAATTTGTTAGTATGGACAGTTGTGtgtgagaaggagagggagggagagaaacctATGGATAATATAAATTAGAAGTAATTGAAGGTGGGGAGGAAGAAAATCCTACAAAATTTAACAACATTTCAGAACAGGTAAAACAattgtgtactttaaaaatagggataataaagTGAGCATCTCAGAAAAAGGCCACTGCTTGGTGACCTGGGCAAGTCTGCCAGGTAAGTCCATCTTGTAAATAGTGTGCTGGCATTAGAAATACCTAGTTGCAAAAACAGACGGAGAGAGTGAAGCTGGTGGGACGGCGTCGGCAGAGGTGCTGCCCAGGTGGAAGGCCTGGCTCAGGTGGCCTGGTCCAGGGCTCTTAGGAGGTCCCCTCCTTGCAGGAGCGTGGAGCTTCCCAGCACGGGCACGTTCACCTCACAGTCATATCTGGTCAGTTCGGGCAGCAGGTAGGACTCAAATGAGGGCCCGAGCAGCCGGCTTGCCATGCCTGAAAGAAGGGTTGGTGTACCATAACTTAAAGGCCTAAATCGAACATTTGGAAAAGTGTCTACTTCTTTGTGACTGGGGGATACCAACAGGGCAGCCCTAATTTCACTCTGCTCCTTCAGTGGTGTCTGTCCCATGGCCTGCTGCGTGCTCGGGGAACGTGTCCGCCTCCAGAACCATTGCCTCAGGTGGGGTGCTGAGACCCAAGAAAGAGGAAAGCGTGAGGTGCAGGCTGCAGCACAGGTAGGTGGAAGCTTCAGGAAGAGCCTGGGGTTGCTGACCCCATGCCTCCTGGCAGCAGGGAGGAAAGGCTGAGAGGGAGTTCTGAGCCACCTGGCACCTATGCTCACATACACAGAACATgcagaacacacacatacatacagacacaaacacagaCTGCCTCAAGATTCAAGAGTCTGAAAATCCAGTTTCCGGTCACCACCCTCAGCAGTCCTTTCTTCTTGCCTCTGTGTTATTCTCCTGCTGAGGAGGCAGACCAGGGAGTGGCAGAGGAGACACTCCCAGCACACACACAGGCCCCATCCCAAGGAGGAAAGGCTTAGGTGGCAGCAGAGAGCCTGGAAGCCCTGCATTCTGACCCTCCGATGTGAGATGCCCACCCACCTTCCCTCATCTGCAGAGCCTCGTTCCAGTGGCCATTCCCTCCTGCACCTCCTAGCTCAGATCCTTGCTGGGGTCCATGCCTGCCTCCCCAGCTTGACTGCTCCTGTGGACAGTATCAATGGATACCTGCTCACCATCCCTTGCTAACTTCTCCTCTTATTCATGGTCAGAAAAGAGTATGATATGATTCAACTCTTTTGAAAAGAATATGATTTTCCCTTGATTTCACTATTCAAGGTAATTTGTGGGCTTCATAACAGGAAGAATAGTGCTGGCTACCTCTTACTGCACATAAATATATACCAGTCACTGAACTCAACAGCAGAGCCAGAATTTAAGCCAGGGCTGTCTCGTGGTTCTACAGCCTGGACTCTGAAGCACAGAACTATAACTTTCCCCAAACTCTATTGCTGAGGAAATTGCCTTTTAGGACAGGGGCCTGGTATGTTTTTCCATAAACCACGAATTATTTTCAGGCCAAACAAACCTCATGAagacatatatgtatgttttccCATAAACCACGAATTATTTTTAGGCCAAACAAACCTCATGAAGACATATATGTTTCACAAGATACTGTCAAGATGAAGGTGGCCCAGGGTTGAAGGCAGGCATCGGTGCCTACAGTTGAACCAAGTCCAGTGGGGTGGGCCTACCAGAGCTTTCCAGGATGTTCTCCCTGCAGCAAGTTTTGGCATGTTCTCAGCACCTGCCTGAATTCAGAGTGACACCCCAAAACACATCCACATGAAGAACTGAGGAAGGGGCAAGGCTCCGGGATTCTCAGGGTGGAAAGAGCCCTGGATGGCACCTGATCATGGTAGGGTTCCCTCTACAGCCCCAGGGAAGGAGCACTCCCTTCTCCACGCAGCAAGCTCATCCTTGCATAGACGGGAGATCCCCTGCCTCTGCCCAGACCCCttcccaactctctctctctctgaacttTCTCTTCTTCAACAGGCCCTCACCACTGTGGCCGCCCGCTCTTTCTTCTGAAAGTGCTCCTGTCGTCAACAGTGGTACAGTGTTCTGGGGGTGGCCAACCCAGTGTTCAGTCCTCTTTGGGCAGCCGGTAGTGGTCTGGATTCTTTCCTTCAGTATTCTAGCCTGagtttgttttgagttttttagctgtgtctcagaccCACCCCCTGGGGGGCCTGGTCACTGATGTCACAAGGAACGTGTGAGGAGGTTCCCTAAATCCAAGGAGACCTGAGCCCTGTATAGGTGACTTCAAGTCAAGCACCTCCCTGTGCCTGACACTGTGCAGACGCTGGGAAAAAAAGTAGACGTGGGCTTCCCCCGGCATCAAATCCTGGGATGGGGGTGACAGATCCTGGGCACACCCACCTGACACCTTGTGGGCTGACGACAGGCTGTAGTCCTGGTACTGGGTGGCGTAGCACTGTGGGGGGAACCTGCTCTTGCTATTCTCCCCGGGACTGATGGCAGATGGAGGCTGTGGCAGCGGCAGATGTCTCAGGGGATGGCCCAGGCCCCTCATGGGGTTTTGGGTGAACTTATCTGAAAGACCAAAGTCAGAGAGTGATTGGCCTGAGGGAGGGGAGAGGCCAGGAAGCCCTAGcatccctttcctttataaaaggTGCTCAGAGTCACCAGAACTACAGCCAACCTTCAGGACCCTCTGATGGCGTCATCTAAGTCAGAGTGGAAATGGAAAAGTTGGGTGTGTGGGACTGCGGGAGGGACAGAGGACATCGCCCCATCCTaacaaggctcagagaggcaggTACGGCCTGTGGTGAATGGAAGAACCAGGATGGGCTCCCGAGCCCCAGTCCTTCCACCAGAACCCCCGGGAGGCCCAGGCCTGTGGCCGCTGCTCACCATTGGGGACATTTGCACTCAGTGGCTTGTCCGGCATCAAAGGGCAGCTCCCACCCCTGAGGTTCTTCATCCGTTTCCACATCAAATGTGAGGTGCTGCCACCAGGTGGGTCCCCCTGGGAGTAAGAAGGGCagatggaaaggggaaagggccAGAGAATCAGGTCCCCAGACTGGGTGGGTTGGGTGGGCCTGGAACAGGGCTGGCACTTGCTGGCTTGGAAGGGCCACATCCCCACCCCTCTCAGCAGCCCTGGGTTCCCTAAGGGCTGCGGAGAGGCCCCTGTGGCCAGTTGGGATGACTCACCCCGCTGAGGTCCTGGAAGGCTTGCTCTTCATACTCCAGCTGTCGCTTCAGCTTCAGCTTGTTGGAGAGGGCTACCATGGCCGGACTCAGCACATCTGGGCCTCGAGCCCCAAAACCCTTTGCAGACCTGCCAAGCCCGAGAGAGCAGGCTATGAGGGAGTCTGGAGCCACATGCCACTCAGTGCCTTCTCATCTTAGGGGCCCTTCCAGTCCCAGTGCTTATGCCTGTGATGACTCAAAGACCCAAAAGGCAGAGTCTCAGAGGCACGTTGTGCACCTGCAGGCCAAGCTCGAGCTCTGTCTCCTTCCTCAGCTATAAGATGCTGAAGGGCTCGAGCCTCCTGGTCTGGGGGATGGCTGCCTGGCTGGGCAATGTTAGTCTTTGGAGGGTTTCTTCTGTCCCATCTCTCCTCTGCCTTTTGCTCCCACTGAAAACTAGTTAGGCTGCTCTATAAAGGGCAACTACCAGCGGCCCCTGGGAGTGGCAGGTCATGTACCAACCACTGTGGCTTAGCCCAGTGAGCTCTCAGCTGGTGAAATGAGCATGCTGGGGAGATGGGAAggcagttctggagcctgggcaCAGCTGGGAGAGGCTGCAGTGGTGAGGACCCGGGGGCAGTCAAAAGGCAAGGGGGAGGCATGGGCATCTTTTTGATTTTTTCAGCCAGGGAAAATCATCACTCAATTTTCAGTGTGGCTCAGATGATGAACCGAGATAAGAAAGGCACTCTGGTGGTGGTCCGAAAGGAGACACTGAGGTACAGGGCTCTCAACAAGCCACTTCTTTGCCTGCCCTCAGTGGCAGCCCAGATAAAAACCCATCCTACACGAGGCCTCACAGGGCTTGAGGTGATTCCCCAAAGTCTGAGCTCAGAGAAGGGCTAAATGGGGTATCAGATGGATGTGGAGAGGGGCAGGGGCCTCCCTGGGGGTCCAGCTATCTTACTAGTGGGTGCCTCTCTGTTCCACCCTGCCCAGCACGGCCCTGCTGGTACAGCTGAGTATCTGCCACTTACCTTGTCTTGAAGGTGGAGACATGGGGTGGGGAGACAGGGGGCCCCAACGGCGCTGCTCCCAAGAACTCTGTGCGCTGATCCCCGACGGCCCACTTTGTGGGCCCAAAATGTAATGGTGGATCTGGGGGCCACTGGGTATTGGATCTGCCCCCCATGGAAGAGAGAGGGGTGCTGGCCTGGCCACAGCACGGTGGCAGGGATGCTTTGCTTCCGGCATCAAAGAAGATGGAGGACATGGGCCGGTGCTCGGGCTCTGTCTTCTTGCTCTCCAGCTGCTGCTGAAACTTGTCCAGGAGGAAGGGACTGTGCGGGGCTACAGGGGCCAGTGGCTGGAAGATGTTTGTCATGGCACTGAAGCAGTGCTGGGGGGTGGACTGTGGGTTCTCCACCAAGAGCCGCTCCTCGGGGCAGATGGGGCTTAGCTGGAAGTCTTCCCCGTCCATGGGGATATAGGGTGCCAGTGTCTCCAAGTCCAGCTCATTGAAATCCGTCTGAGGGGAGACAGCACCGGTAAAGAGGCAAGGGGGTTGGTACGACCTCACAAACACTATTCCAACTCAGCTCCTGCAGAGCCATTCATCTCAAGCACTGTTTCACAGTGCTGCTCAAACACCTCCACTGGCTCCCTAGGGCCTATCAGGAAAACCTCAGACTTGGCTGTGTCATGTACACGGCCTTGTATCATGTACCAGCCTTCCCCCATGTTTATCCCCTCTTCACCCTGCACATTGAGAAACGTtctcctctccccatcccacctGTCCAGAGCCCGCCTTCTCTCTCGAAGCCGAGGCAGCCCCTCTTCCACAGAGTCAGCCCTGCCTACTCCAGCCTGTGGTGGTTGTCCTTGTCCTACAATGCTTAGGACTGTGGTGCACACTGTGGCCTTTTTttgtcctcttctccctcctaTAAGCTGGCATGGGCCTAAGCAAGCAGTGAGTACCCAGGTCCATCTGTGGACTCTCGCAGAGTAACAGCCAGACCCCAGGGACACAGACTGTGGTTCCAATCAGCAGATACTCAGATCATCCCTTAGGGTGGCAGTATCATGACGGACGCTACAGGGAATACAAGCAGATGCGGTAAACAGTTTCTAACTTCAGAGACTGACACCCTCACTGGGTGTCAGCTGACTAATGACTGCAATACTAAGCAATCGTTAAGGAGCAGAAGCAGATAGCTGTGATTAAGTGCCACATGATATATACTACAGGAGTTCTGAGGAGGAAGGGTGATAGAAAAGCTAAAATAGGGAATGTtttgcagagtagctgggatttgtGCCAAGTAGGATCAAGAAACAAACTAAGTGGCAAGGCAGAAATCTGGTTGAACTCAAGACTAAGACAAATGGGGGATTAATGGTTTTCCCTGGGGTTTTGTAAAACACGTACCCCTCCCTCTACCTTATCCTTGTTTACATAGTTTTTGCAAGAACATTGGCCTTATGTAATAAATGTGTTCCTGAAaagttttatgtaaatgaaaaatTGTCAAACAGATGTTATTTTAAAGTGCATTTcacataaaatgattatttttttaaaatcacaagatGAATGTGTTTATAAAGGGATTAATTGTCCCCTATGTTTATACATGTTTTATACATCTGGCTATGCTTGTTAAATGTAGGGCCTGTTTAAAGAAAGGTGCAGTGGTATCATTTTGGTTTTCATGTGCACTAAGAAAGTTATCTAAGTAGGACACACACACGCTGGAAGAGCTGGATTTGACAGTGGGAGGAGGGGGTGACCACAGGCTCCATTACCCTGCACCCCTACCTGTTTAGGGGACCTGGGCCTTGGCCAAGCATCTCCACGGCTCTTTGCAACAAAGGGAAGAGGCTACAAGAATGGATGTGAGCCTTTGTTGTCCACCAGACGGCAGGCACACACCCTAGCTTGATCTCCACAGCCACCTACCTGGGTACTGCATTGGTCCTTGGCCTCTGTGTCCATGGCGAAGAGCTTCTCAATCACTTCAATCTTCAGGTCGTTATCCAAAGATGTGTAATAGTCTTCAGGGCTATTGGGCTAGGGGCCAGGAAGGAGGGGGACAGAGTCAAAGATATGGCACTGGTCTCCCCAGAAGTCCAGCATGGAAGAAGAAATACATTCCTGGACCCAaaggttcaattccattccaccacacaaCTATTTGTAGAGGGGCCACTAATTAACAAGCTGTATGAATTAGGTCAATTCATCAACCTCTCTAAACTCCAGTCTCCTCATCATAAAATGAGGCTACTATCGCTTCACAGGTTGTCCTGTCTTGAGGACCAAACAGGATACAGGCTGTGGCCAGCAGGGCTGTGCAAACTGTGCAGCTGTATGCCACATACGGGATGTTACTACCCTGTATGGGGACTGAGCTGGGGGCTCAAAGCCCTTCAAGGAGCTTATCTCAATGGGGTTGGGGGATGAAcactaaaaggaagaaaacagctCTGATACCTGGTAGGTAAGTGTCACGGCCACTCTAGGGGGCTCTGTGATAACCTGAGAAGGAGAAGGACAGTACCtgtcccaaatgtcccttcagcCATCTGGCAGCAGTCATACATACGGAGCCCTCTCTGTGTCCTCGCCATAAGAGGGCTGCTCACCGtggagcagctgctgctgctggtggcaCTGGGGGTGGTGCTGCCCGGGGCAGCTGCCTGGGGCACGGTGAAGGCAGGCAGGCTCCCAGCCTCGCTCTGGGTGCTGGGGCTCCTCAACTCTGTGGCCCATGGCTGGCTCGGGGGCAGGATGGCCTTGCCATAGGCTGAGGACTCCTCGAAGTTCTGATTCCCTGTGGAGACAAGGGCCTGGGAGGTGAACACCCACAACCATCAGGCTCACCCCAAGGCAGACGAGGCCCAAAAACTGCAGAGAAGGCCCTAAGAGGGTCTGGAAGGCATGCCTGGAGATAGGCCCCCCCAACACCCCGGGGCTTAGCTGGAACACAGGGGTCTTTGACTCTGGCTATGAGTCAATGTAGAGACTCCCTTTAAACGGAACAGTCTCCTGGGACATTTAATTTTCAGAGACTAAATATATTAGGAGCCACTCTTCCCTGAGGAGCAGATCCGGAAGGGTAGACAAGGAAGGtatgagagggagaggagaattGGCCTATTGAGCTATTTGCCTCAGTACTGCCACAAAACAAGCTGTGAGACCTACTGGCCAAGGGCCCGCTGCGTTTCAGATTCTCTTTAGCTGCAATCCTCACGTGGCCACTGTAGAACACATCTCAAAGGGGCTGACACAGTCCAGGGTGAGCACCACTCTTCCGGCAGCCACAGCAAGGCCAGGAGAGGGTGGCAGCGGGTTGCTAACTGGGGAGCATGGGGCTTTAAGGGTGTTTCCAGGATTGGCGCAGCTGAGGGCTGAAAACCCTGCCGGGGTCCCCAGTGACTTACATCCCTAGGGACAGGCAGACACTTTAATGAAGTTGTGGGTTTGAGGGCTTAATCCCAGGCCTCAATATGTTCTCTGTGTTTTTGGAATTATCCTTCCCAACGTTACTCCAACTTAGCCCTCTGCCTGAACAAGCAATCTGTCCTTCCAGACCCTGGTAGGAATCTGCCCCTTCTCTTTGACAGTGTCCAAGTTGCCTCGGAGCAGATCCctcacctctcccctccctctcatCTCAGACTCTTACCACCCATGGTGGAGAATCAACTCCTCAGGGGGGTGTCCTCTTAACCCTTCCTTGTACAGCACTTGGTGAGGTCAGATATGGGATGGTCTTATCAGGGCAGGAGCGTGTGGCGTTCTTTTGTGCTCAGCAGAGCCTGGCCTCTAATAGGTGAGTAACAAGACTTGGGGAAGGGGCTGGGGTAGCTCTGGTTAAGAAAAAGCTGTAGCTAGGGAGGCCTGTTATGGTAAGAACTCTTCCCAGCCCCAACAGGGTTCCAGGGGC
This genomic window from Pongo pygmaeus isolate AG05252 chromosome 12, NHGRI_mPonPyg2-v2.0_pri, whole genome shotgun sequence contains:
- the EPAS1 gene encoding endothelial PAS domain-containing protein 1 isoform X2, with amino-acid sequence MTADKEKKRSSSERRKEKSRDAARCRRSKETEVFYELAHELPLPHSVSSHLDKASIMRLAISFLRTHKLLSSVCCENESEAEADQQMDNLYLKALEGFIAVVTQDGDMIFLSENISKFMGLTQVELTGHSIFDFTHPCDHEEIRENLSLKNGSGFGKKSKDMSTERDFFMRMKCTVTNRGRTVNLKSATWKVLHCTGQVKVYNNCPPHSSLCGYKEPLLSCLIIMCEPIQHPSHMDIPLDSKTFLSRHSMDMKFTYCDDRITELIGYHPEELLGRSAYEFYHALDSENMTKSHQNLCTKGQVVSGQYRMLAKHGGYVWLETQGTVIYNPRNLQPQCIMCVNYVLSEIEKNDVVFSMDQTESLFKPHLMAMNSIFDSSGKGAVSEKSNFLFTKLKEEPEELAQLAPTPGDAIISLDFGNQNFEESSAYGKAILPPSQPWATELRSPSTQSEAGSLPAFTVPQAAAPGSTTPSATSSSSCSTPNSPEDYYTSLDNDLKIEVIEKLFAMDTEAKDQCSTQTDFNELDLETLAPYIPMDGEDFQLSPICPEERLLVENPQSTPQHCFSAMTNIFQPLAPVAPHSPFLLDKFQQQLESKKTEPEHRPMSSIFFDAGSKASLPPCCGQASTPLSSMGGRSNTQWPPDPPLHFGPTKWAVGDQRTEFLGAAPLGPPVSPPHVSTFKTRSAKGFGARGPDVLSPAMVALSNKLKLKRQLEYEEQAFQDLSGGDPPGGSTSHLMWKRMKNLRGGSCPLMPDKPLSANVPNDKFTQNPMRGLGHPLRHLPLPQPPSAISPGENSKSRFPPQCYATQYQDYSLSSAHKVSGMASRLLGPSFESYLLPELTRYDCEVNVPVLGSSTLLQGGDLLRALDQAT
- the EPAS1 gene encoding endothelial PAS domain-containing protein 1 isoform X3 yields the protein MRLAISFLRTHKLLSSVCCENESEAEADQQMDNLYLKALEGFIAVVTQDGDMIFLSENISKFMGLTQVELTGHSIFDFTHPCDHEEIRENLSLKNGSGFGKKSKDMSTERDFFMRMKCTVTNRGRTVNLKSATWKVLHCTGQVKVYNNCPPHSSLCGYKEPLLSCLIIMCEPIQHPSHMDIPLDSKTFLSRHSMDMKFTYCDDRITELIGYHPEELLGRSAYEFYHALDSENMTKSHQNLCTKGQVVSGQYRMLAKHGGYVWLETQGTVIYNPRNLQPQCIMCVNYVLSEIEKNDVVFSMDQTESLFKPHLMAMNSIFDSSGKGAVSEKSNFLFTKLKEEPEELAQLAPTPGDAIISLDFGNQNFEESSAYGKAILPPSQPWATELRSPSTQSEAGSLPAFTVPQAAAPGSTTPSATSSSSCSTPNSPEDYYTSLDNDLKIEVIEKLFAMDTEAKDQCSTQTDFNELDLETLAPYIPMDGEDFQLSPICPEERLLVENPQSTPQHCFSAMTNIFQPLAPVAPHSPFLLDKFQQQLESKKTEPEHRPMSSIFFDAGSKASLPPCCGQASTPLSSMGGRSNTQWPPDPPLHFGPTKWAVGDQRTEFLGAAPLGPPVSPPHVSTFKTRSAKGFGARGPDVLSPAMVALSNKLKLKRQLEYEEQAFQDLSGGDPPGGSTSHLMWKRMKNLRGGSCPLMPDKPLSANVPNDKFTQNPMRGLGHPLRHLPLPQPPSAISPGENSKSRFPPQCYATQYQDYSLSSAHKVSGMASRLLGPSFESYLLPELTRYDCEVNVPVLGSSTLLQGGDLLRALDQAT
- the EPAS1 gene encoding endothelial PAS domain-containing protein 1 isoform X1; this encodes MTADKEKKRSSSERRKEKSRDAARCRRSKETEVFYELAHELPLPHSVSSHLDKASIMRLAISFLRTHKLLSSVCCENESEAEADQQMDNLYLKALEGFIAVVTQDGDMIFLSENISKFMGLTQVELTGHSIFDFTHPCDHEEIRENLSLKNGSGFGKKSKDMSTERDFFMRMKCTVTNRGRTVNLKSATWKVLHCTGQVKVYNNCPPHSSLCGYKEPLLSCLIIMCEPIQHPSHMDIPLDSKTFLSRHSMDMKFTYCDDRITELIGYHPEELLGRSAYEFYHALDSENMTKSHQNLCTKGQVVSGQYRMLAKHGGYVWLETQGTVIYNPRNLQPQCIMCVNYVLSEIEKNDVVFSMDQTESLFKPHLMAMNSIFDSSGKGAVSEKSNFLFTKLKEEPEELAQLAPTPGDAIISLDFGNQNFEESSAYGKAILPPSQPWATELRSPSTQSEAGSLPAFTVPQAAAPGSTTPSATSSSSCSTPNSPEDYYTSLDNDLKIEVIEKLFAMDTEAKDQCSTQTDFNELDLETLAPYIPMDGEDFQLSPICPEERLLVENPQSTPQHCFSAMTNIFQPLAPVAPHSPFLLDKFQQQLESKKTEPEHRPMSSIFFDAGSKASLPPCCGQASTPLSSMGGRSNTQWPPDPPLHFGPTKWAVGDQRTEFLGAAPLGPPVSPPHVSTFKTRSAKGFGARGPDVLSPAMVALSNKLKLKRQLEYEEQAFQDLSGGDPPGGSTSHLMWKRMKNLRGGSCPLMPDKPLSANVPNDKFTQNPMRGLGHPLRHLPLPQPPSAISPGENSKSRFPPQCYATQYQDYSLSSAHKVSGGCAQDLSPPSQDLMPGEAHVYFFSQRLHSVRHREVLDLKSPIQGSGLLGFREPPHTFLVTSVTRPPRGWV